Proteins encoded in a region of the Stieleria neptunia genome:
- a CDS encoding phosphorylase family protein: MHETFRIDPDVSEQGLCEQIAAACEQMEETYADGFYSKLTVYRHWSKHNPELSGKIARPRAYRWYLRRELLKLARRGAEITIARSRPRVDLNSPQLLEMIDETDFDLTRKKVFLFGPERSELSIKRLEHYTGTDAEDFQRYVLLTNYNMHIAAFIRQFPDCERSKRDDVQMPTLHHREPDNRGISIVNIGVGPSNAKNLTDHLAVLRPDAMLMVGHCAGVRNHQEIGDFVLASGYMRGDHLLDEALPPSVPITPSFLLNRALASALGEAELPYRIGAVYTTADRNWELSLRKAVEHLRVSRSIAVDMESATVAANGFRYRIPNATLLCVSDKPLHGQPKLPGAARAFYDETKKQHLAVATHAITRIKQDYPDGLPNSDIRAPEESLLEGPDGNSKECW, translated from the coding sequence ATGCACGAAACATTTCGAATTGATCCGGATGTGTCCGAACAGGGACTCTGTGAGCAGATCGCCGCCGCTTGCGAGCAGATGGAGGAAACCTATGCCGACGGTTTCTATTCCAAGTTGACCGTTTATCGGCATTGGTCCAAGCACAATCCGGAGTTGTCCGGCAAGATCGCCAGGCCGCGCGCCTATCGCTGGTACTTGCGCCGCGAGCTTTTAAAACTGGCCCGCCGTGGTGCGGAGATCACGATCGCGCGGTCACGACCGCGGGTCGATCTGAATTCTCCACAGTTGTTGGAGATGATCGACGAGACCGATTTCGATTTGACTCGCAAGAAAGTCTTTTTGTTCGGCCCCGAACGCAGCGAGCTTTCGATCAAGCGGCTAGAGCATTACACCGGGACCGACGCGGAGGATTTCCAACGGTATGTGTTGTTGACCAATTACAACATGCACATCGCGGCGTTCATTCGCCAGTTTCCCGATTGCGAGCGGTCCAAGCGTGACGACGTGCAGATGCCGACGTTGCATCATCGGGAACCAGACAATCGCGGCATCAGCATCGTCAACATCGGGGTCGGGCCGTCCAACGCCAAGAACCTGACCGATCATTTGGCGGTCCTGCGGCCGGATGCGATGTTGATGGTGGGGCACTGTGCGGGCGTGCGGAACCATCAAGAGATCGGTGATTTTGTGTTGGCATCGGGCTACATGCGCGGCGATCACTTGTTGGACGAAGCCTTGCCGCCGTCGGTGCCGATCACGCCCAGCTTTTTGCTCAATCGCGCGCTCGCCAGCGCGCTCGGCGAAGCGGAATTGCCTTACCGGATCGGTGCGGTCTACACGACGGCGGATCGGAATTGGGAGCTTTCGCTGCGCAAAGCGGTGGAACATTTGCGGGTCAGCCGCAGCATCGCCGTCGACATGGAATCGGCCACGGTCGCCGCCAACGGTTTTCGATACCGAATTCCCAATGCCACGCTGTTGTGCGTTTCTGATAAACCCCTGCACGGCCAACCCAAATTGCCCGGCGCGGCGAGGGCCTTTTATGACGAGACGAAAAAGCAGCACTTGGCCGTCGCAACCCATGCCATCACCCGGATCAAGCAGGACTATCCCGATGGGTTGCCCAACAGTGACATCCGCGCGCCCGAAG